GCCCCACCCCTGCCAGCACCGGCGCAGGCCTGCGCGCGATGCGCCCGAAATCAGCAAGCGTGAGGGTAACCCCCATGGTGAACATGATGAAGGCCAGCAACGGGGTAATGGCCGGGGTCACGCGCAGGAAGGGGCCGGGCACCAGCACGGCTGCGAGCGAAACCAGCACCGCCCATACGGGAAAAAGCCGCGTCAGCATGCGCTTTCCCCACGCATCCGACCTGCCCTGACATTCATCACCATCATCTTCCTGCCCCACGCCAATCGGCCAACGGCGTGTGCATAGCGGGCCGCCCTGTGCGTGAACAGCCTGTATTGCGTCTGTCCTCGCGTTACAATGTTGCCACGGCGCATCGGCGGCCAGTTTACGCCAGCAACGCAGCGTGCAACCCTTTGCCCCGCAGGCAGTTGAAACAGGGGCATGGTCCGGGGCACGATGCCATCAATACGCCGCAATACTGTCTCGTCATGTCATCTGCCTCTCATCCCCCTGGAGACCTGCGTGCCTGATACCATCTACCGCAATGCGCTGTTTTTTGATGGCACGGGCGCAAGCCCTACCCGAACCGACATCGCCGTATCAGCAGGCAGGGTCTCCGCCATAGGTCATCTGCTCGTGGCTGACAGCCACACGACCGAAATCGACTGCGATGGCATGTGGCTCATGCCTGGGCTGCTTGACATTCACACCCATCTCGACCTCGAACTTGAACTTGACCCCGCCCTGCCCGAGGTCGTGCGCCATGGCACCACCACGGTCGTGATCGGCAACTGCTCCATTGGCGTGACCTATGGCAACCAGCGCCGCGAGGGCGAAGACCCGATCGTGGACTGCTTCGCCCGCGTGGAGAACATGCCCAAGACCGTGCTGGCCAAGGTGGCCGATGCGTGTGACTGGACGGATTCACAAAGCTATCTCGACCATCTTTCCGGCCTGAAGCTTGGCCCCAATGTGGTGCCACTCATTCCGCATTCCATGCTGCGCATCGAGGTGATGGGCCTGCGTGATTCCATCTCGCGTCGCCCCACGCGGCGCGAGCGCGCGCGCATGGAGCGCCTGGTCGATGCTGGCATGGCGCAGGGGTATGCCGGTTTTTCAACCGATGCCCTGCCCTTTCATTTCCTGGCAAACGACCCGCACAAAAAGCGCAAGATCCCCACGCAATATGCCAGCTTTCGCGAACTGCGACAGTTGACCGGGGTTGTGCGCCGCTACGGGCGCGTGTGGCAGGCAACACCGCCCAAGGATGACATTGTCGATGCCGTGCGCAGCTTCCTGCTCACCAGCGGGCGGCTGTTTGGCCGCCCGCTCAAGACCACGGTGCTGGCCGCGATCGACCTGCAGACCAACCGTGCCGCCGTCTCGATGTGCCTCATGCTCTCGGCCATGCTCAATTCCCGGCTGCTTGGCGGCATGTTCCGCTTTCAGGTACTGGCCGCCTCGTTCCGGATCTGGAGCGATGGGGCGATCAATCCCATTGCCGATGAAATACCGCAACTGCGTGCCCTGAACGAACTCGAGCTTGATGACCGCGCGGGGCGTGCACGCATTCTCAACGACCCGGAATGGATCGCGGGCTTTCGCGAGATGTGGCTCAAGGGCAAATCGGGCTGGACATTCGACCGCCTGCGCCGCCTGATGCGGCAGGAAGAAACGGTGCTGACCCGCAGCCTGGCCGATATGAAAGTGGCCGAATGCCCCCTTGCCAACTGGCAGGGCGAAAGCCTGCTCGCCCCCTATAACCGCCTGCTGCGCTGGCAGCACACCAAGGGCCGCCAGGGGGCTGCCAGCACGGCGGAGGCTGCGTTCTTCGCCACCTTCCCCGACCCGGTGCGTGATGATGCCACCTTCCTCCTGCACCTGCTGCGGCAGTGGGATACGGACCTGCGGTGGGAAACGACTTTTGCCAACCGTGATCCCGCGCGGCTCAAAAAGCTGCTGTTCAACCCGCAGACCCTGCCCGGCTTTAATGATAGCGGGGCGCATCTGGCCAATATCGCCTTTTATGATGGCAATCTGCGCTTTCTCAAGATCGCCCAGCCCGACGGGTTGGAAAAAGTGGCCCTGGCCATCCATCGCCTGACCGGCCTGCCTGCTGATTTCTTCAACCTCAACACAGGCAGGCTGAGGGTGGGCGCGCAGGCTGATCTGTGCGTGATCGACCCCGAGGCCCTGCGGCGATGGAACCCGGAGGAAACCTATGAATTCGTGCACCGCTCCGAATTTGGCTGCCGCCAGGTCATCAACCGCCCTGCCGGCGTGGTGCGTCATGTAATGATCGCGGGCCAGCCTGTCTGGACCGAAGGCCGCTATGTGCCTGATTTCGGCACGAAACGCCATGGAAGGGTGCTGCGCGCCAGCGACCACCCGCTCGAGCACCAGCAGGCCTGCGCGCTTGATGAGCGCGTGGTCAATGACAGGACGGTCATCACATAACCTTCACTTACGGGCGAACTGTCCGTGCAATTTTTTGATAGATACCCAGCCCGTACGTCATGCTATCCCGCCACATCGTTTATGGCTGGAGAAAGCACATACCCTTGGCATGTCGGCTGCACAGCGGATGCTTGGCATCCCTCTTGATGGTAATGGCGGCGGCTGCGCCCGTTGCAGCCCTGCATGCCCAGAGCGTGCCCGTGGTCAGGTTGCATGGCATTACCATCCGGCCCTATGCCACTGACCAGCTTGATACGGGCGGCTTTGTCTCGGCAGGCCCCGCCCACCCCGGCACGGGCGCGCGCGGGGCGCGGCTACGCAATGGCGTGCGCGTCAATATCCATGATCAGGTGGAAATCGGGGCAATCTGGGATTTCGGACCTGCTCCCAATGGCCCCATGCGGCTGTTTGAAGGGCAGATCTCCTATATCGGGCTGAAGCATTTTGTCTTTACCGCCGGTATTTTCAAACCCAGCTTTGGCCTTGAATCGATGCAGGCGCAGGGCGATACGGTTTTTGTCGAGCGCTCGAGCATTTCCACCATTACCCGCAACCTCGCCACCGGCATTGAACGTCAGGCCGTGCAGGCGGAGGCCTATGGCAAACGCTACCATTTTGCCCTTTCCGCCACGGCCGGCACTGCAGGCCCCGGCGAGGATGGCAACCAGCGCGGCATGGCCTTCCGCCTCGTGGGCCTGCCGGTGCGTAGCCATGACCTGATGGTGCATGCCGGTATTTCGGGGGAATGGGTGTTCCGTCCTGCTTCCATGACGCATGGCAACCCGGCCATTGCGCTATCCGACAACCCTGAACTCAACACTGGCACGGTCTCGAAATACCTCAATACCGGGCGTCTTGCCGCGACATCCGCCGGGGCTTTTGGCGCGGAGGCCGCCGTGGCGTGGAAACGGCTGCTGTTTCAGGGCGAAGGCTATGACATCATACTCGATACCAGCCCCGCCGCAGGCAGCCAGAACCTGAACTTTCATGGCTGGTATGGCATGCTGGGCTATACGATCAATGGCACGCCGCGCCAGTGGAAAGGACGCACGGCAGCTTTTTCCTCACCCATATGCGCGCGGGGGCAGGATGTGTTGTGCAACGGTTACGGGGTGCTGGAAGTCGCGGCCCGCTATTCGGAAGTCAATCTTGATTCTGCCACCGTGCATGGCGGCAGCCAGCAGACCGGCTCTCTGGCCCTGAACTGGTGGCCCACCGCCATCATCCGCACCACCGTGCAGTATGAATACGGGCAGGAGAACAGCGGCAAGGTGCCTGAGCATTTCCATGCCATCATGTCACTTTTCCAGATCAAATTCTGAAAGCGATCCGCCTTCCTTTTGAGAAAATTTATAAAATATAACAAGATATTATTAAAATAAACGAAGAATATATATTTATGTTTTTATATTTTATATCTCACATATTTGTAAAATAGATTATCGTTTTTAATATATTTTCCATTATTTCATTTTTATCCATCAATGCATATTCTATGGGGAGCCTCATAAGCTTCATTCTATATCCTATCCAGAAGCCTTTGGACGCCATAAATTTTTGTATTACAGAATATGTATGAAGAGAATTATTGACAGAAGGTAAAAAAGCAGGAGAATTTAATAAAATTAATTGATCATTATATTCAAATACATTCAAAAATATTTTCTCATTAATAGAATTTTCCAGGTTGGATTCATATACACTCTGGATTTTCATGGCATTCGTGTATGCATATGAAAACAAGAAAACTGTTGGTATAATAAAAAATAAATTATAAGGATTTTTATTATTTATAAATATAAAAAATAGGAATATATTATTAATCCAAAAATACTGACGACAGTCATTGACTCAAAAACAGCATGGTTCAATACCTCCATAGTGCCGGAAAAAAGGAAAAGAATTAATACTGGTGAAAGGAAATGAGCAATCTACAGAGTATTCCATATATGCCACCAGATCTGATTATTTTGTAATAATATTACCACGCGGAAACAATTACCATGATGAATAAAAATACAAATCTATATACATTATGAATAAGCATACCTGTTAAAGCGATAAATTCAGATACATTCCCAAAAAAACCGAAACTGAACGCCTGGATATCGGCAATATTTCTGAGTGGAATGCACCCCAACTCCCATGAACGGTAAGCGGCTGTATGGATGTCCTATAAAACAGATAAAAAACAACCAGCATAGACGCGAAGGTGCATAAATAATTCAGATATTTATTATATTATTCACCGTTAATACATTTCATGATAAATACGATAAAAGATGCAATTAAAAAACTATTAGTTTCATACTGATAGGTATAAAGAGCAGAAACAAGAAAAATGGCGCGCACATAATGGAAAGGCTACCCGCTATTCTTACAAACACGCTCCCCTGCGGCATGATCTTATTCATAAAGACCGTAGGAAGAACATTACTTAATACTGAATGACAATACATGCATCAGCAGATGACATGACTGGCCGCCCATGCCCTTTCCGGTCATATCCCTTTACGGATCTGATTATATCATCCTGATAATTTACATTATCAGATAACAACGGAATAAATAAAAAAATCCCGAAGCGATGTGATGATAATTTCAAATTTATACTTTATAAAATATTCGTATATTTTCATCACATGCATACCTCAGTAGAATAACCCCACCCATACCGAAAAAACTTTTATTGATCAAATTATAATAAATAAGAGTAATTTACTTTCATAATAAATTATGCCTGATACCGTGATGCTCATTAATTTTTAATGTGGAATGATAACATTTCCTCCATAAGATTTCGGACATAATTCCATGCAGAAGGGTTTGTAACTTTTTGTTGCCAAACACTCGCCACATTTACCACGGCACACTGAACGGGTCGATGAATCGACAATAACCGGCACATAAAGGAATACGGACCATGATGATCCGATCGGCTTCCATTCTCGCAACCGTCGCGGCCATCGCGCTGGCAACTCCGGCCTTCGCGCAGGGCCATCCTGATTACTGCAAAAGCGTATCCAAGGAACCCTCGGGCGAGTGGAAAATCAATTCCGACACCACCGTCACGGTGGGTGGTGCGCGCGTAGACCTCAAGCCCCAGTCGGTCTATCGCGGGGAAATTAAAATCAACGAACAGGACGTGCATAACGAGTTCGAAAAAAGCTGCGGGAAGTAAAATCCCGTGACAGGGCCGGCATTGCCTATCCGGCCCTGTCTGCCATGAGGTCCGGTCTGAACAGCCTGCGATTGAAAGAACCTGTATATTATAAAGACGTTTTGGGTAAACAGTGGCAGCACCTGAAAAACGTTTACCTTACTCCTTATAAACAGGTTATTTTCAAACAGCATCTGTCATGACCCGACACCGGGAGAACGCCCTCATGGAACCATCCCCACCCCGCCAGCCGGTGCTGTTCCTGCCGCATGGTGGTGGCCCCTGCTTTTTCATGGACTGGCCCGATACATGGGACCACATGGCCGCCTATCTGCGTGGCATCGCCGCCACCCTGCCTGCCAAGCCCGATGGCATCGTGGTCATGTCCGGTCACTGGCAAACTGGCGTGCCGATGGTCACATCAGCCGCGCACCCGCCGTTAATCTATGATTATGACGGCTTTCCACCCCATACTTACCAACTGCAATACCCCGCCCCCGGCGCACCCACGCTTGCCGCCGATGTGCTCAGCCTCCTGACCCATGCAGGCATGCCCGGTGAGGCCGATGCCGGGCGCGGGTTTGACCATGGGGTGTTCATTCCCTTCATGCTGGCTTTCCCGCAGGCGGACATTCCCATCGTGGAGCTGTCGCTGCCGCGTGATTACAACGCAGCCCATACCCTGCACATGGGGGCAGCCCTGCAGCCACTGCGGTCGCGCAATATCCTGATCGTGGGCACCGGCATGACCTATCACAACGTGCGCCACCTGATGGGCCGTGACCCGCAATCCGATGAGCCATCGCGCGCGTTCGACACATGGCTGACACGGGCAGTGGAATCAGCGCCTTCCACCCGCGCCGAGGCCCTGACCCACTGGGCACAGGCACCTGGTGCACGCATCTGCCACCCCACGCCCGAGCACCTGCTGCCACTGATTTTCGCCGCGGGAGCCGCGGGAAATGACCTTGGCAGGCGGAATTACAGTGATACGGTCATGGGCAAGGCATTGTCCGGCTTCCGCTTTGGTTAAGGACAAGCCGCTCCTCTTCGCCTGCAAGGACAGGACGCACATGACCCTGAAACTCCCCTTCTGCATGCTCACGGCGCTGGCCGTTGCCCTGCCCCTTGCCCCGCTTGCCGCCGCAACACCTGCGGCCGATGTGCGCCCCGGCCAGTACAGGGTCGAGCCGGGCCATACGCAGGTTACCTTCTCGCTGCTGCATATGGGTTTCACCCCTTATGCGGGCCTGTTTGCGGGTGCTTCAGGCACGTTGCGGCTTGACCCTGCCATGCCCGCCGCATCACGCCTGAACGTAACCGTGCCAATCGACAGCATTACCACCACCAGCCCCGTGCTGACGACCGAACTCAAGGGTCAGGACTGGTTCGATACCGCCCGCTACCCCACCGCCACCTTTGTTTCCAGCCGTGTCGTGCCGGTGGGGGCAGACCATGCCAGCGTTACCGGCGACCTGACACTGCATGGCGTTACCCGGCCGGTGGTGTTGCAGGTGCAGTACGTGGGCGCAGGCATCAACCCGCTCGACAAGGCCTATACGGTGGGCTTTCAGGCAACGGCCACCATCCAGCGCAGCGCGTTCGGCATAAAGACTTACCTGCCCATGGTGGGCGACGAAGTGACGCTGTCTATCGCCGGCGCATTTGAAAAACAGGATTGATCATGCCCCTTCCCGCACGCCCAGACCGTGCAGGAAGAACCGCCACGTTTCATCAACATAGGCCGCGCGCGTGGTGGCATCGGGCATCGGGTGCCGTCCGAGCAGGCGCTGCTGTATGGCCCAGCCGGTCATGAGGCCGGTGAGCAGGCGGGCGGTGTGTTCAGTGTCATGGCCGGGCGGGATCTGCCCTGCCTCCCCCGCCGCACGCAGCAGCTTGATGATGCGCTGGTGAAAGGGGCCGACAATTTCATCCATCGCATGGTCGATCAGGGCGGGGTAGCGGTAGCCATCGGCAATCATCATGCGGTAGGTCGCGATCACGTCCTCCTGCATGATGAAGTCGAGCAGCATGCGGCAGACCGCATGCAGGGCCTGAAGCGGATCACGTAGCGACACCTGCGTGTCGTGCTCCAGAAGCTGCGCGCATAAATGGGTAATCACCGCCTTGAACAGCGCCTCCTTTGAGGCATAGCGATGATACAGCGTCTGTTTGCTCGCACCTGCGGCGCGCGCGATCTGCCCCATCGAGGTACCCGCATAGCCATGGGCAATGAACAGATCTCCCGCCACTTCAAGCAGGTAACGGTCAAGCTGGGCTGAATCCTCTGGAGTGGGGCGGCCTGAGCGGCGCGGTCGGGCCATGGCGTTCGACATCGTTGCTCTCCCGGTCTGGCGGCGGTCAGGGCACAGGCCCCGCGCTTATGTGGCTTGACCGGAGCGTATTGTCCATCCTAACAAAACCGTACCGACCCGTTCCATAAATGGTGGCGCATGCCTGACACCCCCCCGACCGACCCTTCCCCCGCAGGCCAGCCTGCCACGCCCCAAAAACCGGCAGACCCGCGCAAGGCCACTATCCGCAAGATGGTGCTGGCCGGCATTGGCGGCGTCGCCCTCATAACCTTTGCCATATGGCTGGTGCATTGGTGGACGCATGGGCGCTTCATCCAGTCCACCAATGATGCCTATCTGCAGGCTGATCAGGTCACGGTCTCAACCCGTGTGGCGGGATTTGTGGATGAAGTGCTGGTGGCCGAAAACCAGAAGGTGAGCAAGGGCCAGATCCTGCTGCGCCTTGATGAGCGCGACCCGCGCGCGCGCTTCGAGCAGGCCCGCGCGCTGGCTGATCAGGGACAGGCCGCCATTACCCAGACCAAAGCCCAGATCGATGCGCAGGATGCCCAGATCGCGCAGGCACAGGCCCGCGTGCAGGCGGCACAGGCGCAGACCGATTTTGCCGACCGCGAGGTGGCCCGCTACCGCGCCCTTGCCGCAACCGGCGCCGAAACCAGCGAGCATTATGACCAGTTGCGCAACAGCAGCGCGCAGGCCCATGCCCAGCTTGCCCAGGCCACCGCGGGCCTGCAGTCCGCCCAGCGCCAGCTTGCCACCTACAGCGCCGAGATCCTTCAGGCGCAGGCCCGCATTGAACAGGCCATTGCCCAGCAGCGCACGGCGCAGGTCGATCTTGACGCCACCACCATCCGCGCCGCCATTGATGGCCGCGTGGGCGACAAGACCGCCCGCGTGGGGCAGTACGCCACCGTGGGCACACGCATGATGACCATCGTGCCGGTGCAGGACCTCTACCTCGTGGCCAACTTCAAGGAAACGCAGATCCGCCGCATGCGGCCCGGCCAGCCGGTTGAAGTCTCGGTTGATGCATTGGGGGGCACCAAAATCAAGGGCACGGTCGAGAGTTTCGCGCCCGGCACCGGCGCGCAGTTCGCGCTGCTGCCGCCCGATAACGCCACCGGCAACTTCACCAAGGTCGTGCAGCGCGTGCCGGTGCGCATCCGCATCCAGCCTGAAGGGAGCGAACGTGCGGTGCTGGTGCCCGGCCTGTCGGTTACGGCTGCGGTCGATACACTGGTCGAGCCCACGGCGGATGGTGGGTCGTGAGCCCCACCGTCGCCCCGGCTGAAGAACAGGCCCCACCCGAAAAGGCGGATGCCGCCGCCTGGCTGGCCGTGGCGGCGGGCACCATCGGCGCGCTCATGGCAACGCTTGACACCTCCATCGTCAACTCCGCCCTGCCCACCATTCAGGGCGAGATCGGGGCCAGCAGCAGCGAGGGCACCTGGGTCACCACCGCCTATCTGGTGGCCGAGATTGTCATGATCCCGCTGGCGGGCTGGTTCGAGCGCATTTTCAAGCTGCGTAACTTCCTGCTCATTGCCGCCGTGCTGTTCACCATCTTTTCCATGTGGTGCGGGCTGTCGCCCAACTTGCTGCACATGATCATCGGCCGCGTGGGTCAGGGCTTTACCGGGGGGGCAATGATCCCCACCGCCATGACCATCGTGGCAACACGCCTGCCGCCCGCCCAGCGCCCGGTGGGCATTGCGCTGTTTGGCATGACCGCCGTGCTCGGCCCCGTGATCGGGCCGGTGATCGGCGGCTGGCTGACCGAGAACCTGAGCTGGCATTACGCCTTCTTCCTCAACCTGCCCATCAGCATCGGGCTAGGGGTGCTGCTGTTCGTGGGGCTGCCTGCAGGCAAGATCGACTGGGGCGCCTTCCGTGAGACGGATTATTACGGGCTGGCGGGCCTGATCATGGGCCTCGGCGGCCTGACCGTGGTGCTGGAGGAAGGACAGCGTGAACGCTGGTTTGAATCCGACATGATCCGTGAACTCAGCGTCATGTGCGCGATTGGCATGGCGCTGCTGGTCATTGGCCAGTTCCGCTCGCCCCGGCCGGTCATTCACCTTAAAATACTGCTGCAAAAGAGCTTTTTTGGCGTTTTCATCCTCAGCCTCGGTGTGGGCGGCGCGCTTTACGGCATCCTGTATCTCATCCCGCAGTTTCTTGCCGCCGTGCCGGACTACAATTCCGAGCAGTCAGGCATGGTTGCGGCCATAAGCGGCGTGCCCACACTGCTCATGCTGGCGGTGTTTCCCATTCTGGTGCGCAAGCTCGACATCCGCTTTGCCATCGGCTTTGGCATGTTCCTGTATGTGGTGAGCTGTTTCATGAACGCCCATCTCTCGCCCGACAGCGCGGGCGAGCACTTCTTCTGGTCACAGATCGTGCGCGGGTTTGCACAGTTCTTCTCGCTGCTATTCCTCAACCAGGCCGCGACAAGCGCCGTGCCCATACAGTATGCCGAGGATGCATCCGGCCTGTTCAACGCCGCGCGTAACCTTGGCGGCTCGTTCGGGCTGGCGGCGGTGGCCACCCTGCATGACCGCAGGCTGGACCTGCACACCGCCCGCCTGGAGGAAACGGTCACCGCCAACTCCCTGGTCGGGCAGGACTTCGTGCAGCATTTCGGCCTCGCCCGCCTGAGTGCGCTCATTACCCGACAGGCCACGGTCATGACCTATAGCGACCTGTTCTGGATATTTGGCATCGCATTGCTGGCCATGCTGCCACTGGTCATGCTGATCAAACCTCTCCCCAAAGACGCCGGCATGACGGTGGGATGACAGATATGAAGCGCCTTTTCCCCTCCCTGTGCCGCACGCCACGCCGCCTTGCGCTGGGTGCTGCCGCAAGCCTTCCCCTTGCCGCCTGCTCGGTCGGGCCGGACTACAAGGGCCCGCCCCATGTGGCCCCCGTGGCCG
This is a stretch of genomic DNA from Komagataeibacter xylinus. It encodes these proteins:
- a CDS encoding class III extradiol ring-cleavage dioxygenase, producing MEPSPPRQPVLFLPHGGGPCFFMDWPDTWDHMAAYLRGIAATLPAKPDGIVVMSGHWQTGVPMVTSAAHPPLIYDYDGFPPHTYQLQYPAPGAPTLAADVLSLLTHAGMPGEADAGRGFDHGVFIPFMLAFPQADIPIVELSLPRDYNAAHTLHMGAALQPLRSRNILIVGTGMTYHNVRHLMGRDPQSDEPSRAFDTWLTRAVESAPSTRAEALTHWAQAPGARICHPTPEHLLPLIFAAGAAGNDLGRRNYSDTVMGKALSGFRFG
- a CDS encoding MDR family MFS transporter codes for the protein MSPTVAPAEEQAPPEKADAAAWLAVAAGTIGALMATLDTSIVNSALPTIQGEIGASSSEGTWVTTAYLVAEIVMIPLAGWFERIFKLRNFLLIAAVLFTIFSMWCGLSPNLLHMIIGRVGQGFTGGAMIPTAMTIVATRLPPAQRPVGIALFGMTAVLGPVIGPVIGGWLTENLSWHYAFFLNLPISIGLGVLLFVGLPAGKIDWGAFRETDYYGLAGLIMGLGGLTVVLEEGQRERWFESDMIRELSVMCAIGMALLVIGQFRSPRPVIHLKILLQKSFFGVFILSLGVGGALYGILYLIPQFLAAVPDYNSEQSGMVAAISGVPTLLMLAVFPILVRKLDIRFAIGFGMFLYVVSCFMNAHLSPDSAGEHFFWSQIVRGFAQFFSLLFLNQAATSAVPIQYAEDASGLFNAARNLGGSFGLAAVATLHDRRLDLHTARLEETVTANSLVGQDFVQHFGLARLSALITRQATVMTYSDLFWIFGIALLAMLPLVMLIKPLPKDAGMTVG
- a CDS encoding YceI family protein, which gives rise to MTLKLPFCMLTALAVALPLAPLAAATPAADVRPGQYRVEPGHTQVTFSLLHMGFTPYAGLFAGASGTLRLDPAMPAASRLNVTVPIDSITTTSPVLTTELKGQDWFDTARYPTATFVSSRVVPVGADHASVTGDLTLHGVTRPVVLQVQYVGAGINPLDKAYTVGFQATATIQRSAFGIKTYLPMVGDEVTLSIAGAFEKQD
- a CDS encoding HlyD family secretion protein, with the protein product MPDTPPTDPSPAGQPATPQKPADPRKATIRKMVLAGIGGVALITFAIWLVHWWTHGRFIQSTNDAYLQADQVTVSTRVAGFVDEVLVAENQKVSKGQILLRLDERDPRARFEQARALADQGQAAITQTKAQIDAQDAQIAQAQARVQAAQAQTDFADREVARYRALAATGAETSEHYDQLRNSSAQAHAQLAQATAGLQSAQRQLATYSAEILQAQARIEQAIAQQRTAQVDLDATTIRAAIDGRVGDKTARVGQYATVGTRMMTIVPVQDLYLVANFKETQIRRMRPGQPVEVSVDALGGTKIKGTVESFAPGTGAQFALLPPDNATGNFTKVVQRVPVRIRIQPEGSERAVLVPGLSVTAAVDTLVEPTADGGS
- a CDS encoding TetR/AcrR family transcriptional regulator: MSNAMARPRRSGRPTPEDSAQLDRYLLEVAGDLFIAHGYAGTSMGQIARAAGASKQTLYHRYASKEALFKAVITHLCAQLLEHDTQVSLRDPLQALHAVCRMLLDFIMQEDVIATYRMMIADGYRYPALIDHAMDEIVGPFHQRIIKLLRAAGEAGQIPPGHDTEHTARLLTGLMTGWAIQQRLLGRHPMPDATTRAAYVDETWRFFLHGLGVREGA
- a CDS encoding amidohydrolase family protein, which translates into the protein MPDTIYRNALFFDGTGASPTRTDIAVSAGRVSAIGHLLVADSHTTEIDCDGMWLMPGLLDIHTHLDLELELDPALPEVVRHGTTTVVIGNCSIGVTYGNQRREGEDPIVDCFARVENMPKTVLAKVADACDWTDSQSYLDHLSGLKLGPNVVPLIPHSMLRIEVMGLRDSISRRPTRRERARMERLVDAGMAQGYAGFSTDALPFHFLANDPHKKRKIPTQYASFRELRQLTGVVRRYGRVWQATPPKDDIVDAVRSFLLTSGRLFGRPLKTTVLAAIDLQTNRAAVSMCLMLSAMLNSRLLGGMFRFQVLAASFRIWSDGAINPIADEIPQLRALNELELDDRAGRARILNDPEWIAGFREMWLKGKSGWTFDRLRRLMRQEETVLTRSLADMKVAECPLANWQGESLLAPYNRLLRWQHTKGRQGAASTAEAAFFATFPDPVRDDATFLLHLLRQWDTDLRWETTFANRDPARLKKLLFNPQTLPGFNDSGAHLANIAFYDGNLRFLKIAQPDGLEKVALAIHRLTGLPADFFNLNTGRLRVGAQADLCVIDPEALRRWNPEETYEFVHRSEFGCRQVINRPAGVVRHVMIAGQPVWTEGRYVPDFGTKRHGRVLRASDHPLEHQQACALDERVVNDRTVIT
- a CDS encoding OprO/OprP family phosphate-selective porin — translated: MVMAAAAPVAALHAQSVPVVRLHGITIRPYATDQLDTGGFVSAGPAHPGTGARGARLRNGVRVNIHDQVEIGAIWDFGPAPNGPMRLFEGQISYIGLKHFVFTAGIFKPSFGLESMQAQGDTVFVERSSISTITRNLATGIERQAVQAEAYGKRYHFALSATAGTAGPGEDGNQRGMAFRLVGLPVRSHDLMVHAGISGEWVFRPASMTHGNPAIALSDNPELNTGTVSKYLNTGRLAATSAGAFGAEAAVAWKRLLFQGEGYDIILDTSPAAGSQNLNFHGWYGMLGYTINGTPRQWKGRTAAFSSPICARGQDVLCNGYGVLEVAARYSEVNLDSATVHGGSQQTGSLALNWWPTAIIRTTVQYEYGQENSGKVPEHFHAIMSLFQIKF